One segment of Solanum lycopersicum chromosome 1, SLM_r2.1 DNA contains the following:
- the LOC101266065 gene encoding agamous-like MADS-box protein AGL62: MRKPNGRKKIEIAKIENQTNLQVTFSKRRAGLFKKASELSNLCGANVAIVAFSPSNKVYACGHPSLESIVDKFIGENPPPETDDPNPIIVAHQNANIDEINKKLNKLERSLERERKHGQALQALRTEPSNEKLTFFDLKILCESLEAADKKVEKLASQLIECGIEFPYKTIGSALAPLRARESTSSVSGEGSSGSGE, translated from the coding sequence ATGAGAAAACCTAATGGCcgcaaaaaaattgaaattgcgAAGATTGAAAATCAAACCAACTTACAAGTAACATTCTCAAAAAGACGTGCCGGCCTATTTAAGAAGGCAAGTGAGCTCTCGAATTTGTGTGGTGCTAATGTTGCTATTGTAGCTTTTTCTCCTAGCAACAAAGTATACGCATGTGGACACCCTTCCCTCGAGTCAATTGTGGATAAATTTATCGGAGAGAATCCTCCACCTGAAACTGATGATCCTAACCCCATCATTGTAGCTCATCAAAATGCCAATATTGATGAAATCAATAAAAAGCTGAACAAGTTGGAGAGATCACTcgaaagagaaagaaaacatGGGCAAGCACTTCAAGCATTGAGAACAGAACCTTCAAATGAAAAACTTACTTTTTTTGACCTTAAGATCTTGTGCGAGTCCTTGGAGGCTGCggataaaaaagttgaaaaactaGCAAGCCAACTTATAGAGTGTGGTATTGAATTCCCATATAAAACCATTGGAAGTGCGCTCGCTCCTTTAAGAGCTAGGGAAAGCACTTCGTCCGTTTCCGGCGAAGGGTCATCTGGATCCGGTGAATAA
- the LOC138345334 gene encoding uncharacterized protein, whose product MAIMFFIHCFVLSQLGTAAIPIVDFLMVEDGTYRQYPWGQRAFRSLMNSLRQECKSEKKMYQINGMSYALNVWLYECAFVLDNEIAVKEQNVIPRICNWKVVAEKAKFEMFMESVFTEECTTLQLLQPSNVTHDEPGTSNFNIDVGKPQEVPGLEDFSSEPPDQLLRRSTRVSTTASTPPPKRRKVVHPHKTKVSKPTTSEKQPTQNVYTPDLPTSQDDNVSNVPVNSDFRKVDQQVGCLVELIKKNHFELMKVVGEKDNKTEKDFGSNDKGKAKIDDDVLPLYPFEGCGILEQLPLGMMDEFSQWIEKDLLKSHANKKQSEDKYRAKYASFGVDYIDFVVAFPMDKNWFYTMSQPNRCWTDEHIDVIFYYLRKKSKQRSMDQYYNSHADDTISTQEHMIRAAAVLVHERSIINIINGYSIPAALLWNLVDEVYIPVNCGENFHWVLAVVVLKERLIRERTDWAALDAYKDMKTGELLGPQHSFNVEFAQDNMQQISDSLDCGLFVAVYEEFLSDKINMSCNSFESSYLRKRYARLLLKYGLDKMNAGYVSNSDDPPRMKNALNPSSDEEIVHVG is encoded by the exons ATGGCTATCATGTTTTTCATCCACTGTTTTGTATTATCTCAACTTGGTACTGCAGCAATTCcaattgttgattttttaatgGTTGAAGATGGCACTTATCGGCAGTATCCATGGGGTCAACGTGCTTTCAGAAGTTTAATGAATTCACTTAGACAAGAGTGCAAATCTGAGAAAAAAATGTATCAAATAAATGGTATGTCGTATGCACTTAATGTATGGCTATATGAATGTGCTTTTGTGTTGGATAATGAGATTGCGGTTAAAGAACAAAATGTTATTCCAAGAATTTGCAATTGGAAAGTTGTGGCTGAAAAGGCCAAATTTGAGATGTTTATGGAAAGCGTTTTCACTGag GAATGTACAACACTGCAATTACTTCAACCTAGTAATGTAACTCATGATGAACCTGgtacatcaaattttaatattgatgTTGGGAAGCCACAAGAGGTTCCTGGATTAGAAGACTTTTCATCTGAACCACCGGATCAATTGTTGAGGAGATCAACACGAGTCTCTACCACAGCATCTACCCCACCACCAAAGAGAAGAAAGGTTGTACATCCACATAAAACAAAGGTTTCCAAACCAACAACATCAGAAAAGCAACCAACTCAGAATGTTTACACTCCAGATTTACCAACTTCTCAAGATGATAATGTATCTAATGTTCCCGTAAATTCAGATTTTCGAAaa GTTGACCAACAAGTTGGTTGTCTTGtggagttgataaaaaaaaatcattttgagtTGATGAAAGTTGTTGGTGAGAAAGACAACAAAACTGAAAAag ATTTTGGATCCAACGATAAAGGCAAGGCAAAAATAGATGATGATGTTCTCCCACTCTATCCATTTGAAGGTTGTGGTATTCTTGAACAATTGCCATTAGGTATGATGGACGAGTTCTCGCAATGGATTGAAAAAGATCTCTTAAAATCACATGCGAACAA GAAACAATCCGAGGACAAATACAGAGCAAAGTATGCTTCATTTGGTGTTGATTATATTGACTTTGTTGTTGCATTCCCTATGGACAAGAACTGGTTTTATACTATGTCACAGCCGAATAGATGTTGGACTGATGAG CATATAGATGTAATCTTTTACTATCTCCGCAAGAAGTCCAAACAAAGAAGCATGGATCA GTATTATAACAGTCATGCAGATGATACAATTAGCACACAAGAACACATGATTCGTGCTGCTGCCGTATTAGTTCATGAAAGGTCTATCATTAACATCATTAATGGTTATTCTATTCCTGCTGCTTTACTATGGAATTTAGTAGATGAGGTTTACATTCCTGTAAATTGTGGTGAAAATTTTCATTGGGTGTTGGCTGTTGTGGTTCTAAAAGAAAGGCTTATAAGG GAGCGAACAGATTGGGCAGCATTGGATGCATATAAAGACATGAAAACTGGAGAACTTTTGGGTCCACAACATTCGTTTAATGTGGAGTTTGCTCAAGACAACATGCAACAAATAAGTGATAGCCT TGATTGCGGACTGTTTGTAGCTGTATATGAAGAATTTTTGAGTGACAAAATCAATATGTCATGTAATAGTTTTGAGAGTAGCTATCTTCGCAAAAGGTATGCGAGACTTTTATTAAAGTATGGTCTCGACAAGATGAATGCTGGATATGTTAGCAACAGTGATGACCCTCCAAGAATGAAGAATGCATTAAACCCATCATCTGATGAAGAAATTGTTCATGTAGGCTAG